The DNA sequence ATATGCAGGTAAGAACCTATTGTATTCTGTTTATATTATTTGTGAAATGTGATGAGTTATTGTTTTATTCATTCGGTAGGTTGTTGGTCTGCGCCTTGCAAGTCTTGGGCGTAGCCAGGAGTTGAAGAACAAGAGGGTTGCTGCAGAAAGAGGGGAGGTTTCTGTTTTGAAGGAGCAGTTGGTTAAGAGTAAAGGTATAGCTGCTGAGTTGCAGGTGCGGTTGACTGAGACTGAGAAGTTGTTGAAGGAGACGAAGGAGAGTTATTCTAAGGATGTGGAAGatttgaagaaaaaggaaagtgACTTGGTGAACCTACAATCTCGTTTAGTTGATGTAACGGCTCAATTTGATGatatgaagaaaaagaaagctgATGAGATATTGGATTCGTTTGTTGAGGGTTTTGAAAGGGCGAGGTTGCAGATTAAGTTTTTGGTTCCTGATGCCGACCTTTCTGGGATGGATCCTGGAAAGGTTGTTCGAGATGGTCAGTTGATTGAGGATGATGGTGATGTGGAAGAAGAGGCCGATAATGTTTAGTTTTGTTTTTGGAAACTTTTGAATTTGTTTGGCGTATGCGGTAGTTAAGTATGTTTTGAACTTTTGTTGAACTTGTTTGTTTGAATATTTGGATAGTAATGCTTTTTGTAAAAGCCGTTTGTTATTTGTTGGAAAGGTTTCCGAGTTTATCGGTTCAGTTGTTGACGATTGTGCTTGACAATGGCAAGTTTGTAGCTGAGACGTATTTTTCGGTTTGTCTGAGCTGTATTGATAGATTTATAGTTTGATAGCTGTGGCATAGTTTATTTGATGAGCACAACAATATATGTTTTATTTGCAAAATCGTAATCGTTTTGAACTTTATTGAATACAAAGTTACAGGTAGGctagcctcgttaaaacctctcCAAGCAAAACCCTTTGGGATAAAATCTTGGtagtaggaaaaagagtaccaGCCTGGCCCTGTATTTAACTGTAAAACTTCTTTAAGGAAGATATGTTCCATGTACTAGGTATGAGTTTACCATCTAGGGATTCTAGCTTGTAAGCTCCTTGGCCGAGGACTTCTGTTACTCGGTATGGTCCGTCCCAATTGGCTGCAAGCTTCCCGTGTGTTGGTGGTCGCCAAGCAATTTCAGTTTTGCGGAGGACTAGATCTCCTTTCACGAATGATCGGCTTCTGACTGATTTGTTGTAATGCCGAGCGACTGCGTGCTGTGCCGCGCGTTGCTTCAATGCGGCTAGATCTCGAACTTCTTCGATTGTATCTAGCTCGGTTCTTCGAGCTTCTGCTTGACTGTTGAGTTCGGTTCTGATTGACTTCTGGGAGATCTCCACGGGAATCATGGCTTCCGACCCATATACCAGCCGAAAAGGTGTTTCTTTCGTTGATGTTTGTGGAGTGGTGTTGTATCCCCAAAGGACTTCAGGTATGAGTTCGGCCCATAGTCCTTTTGTGGTATCGAGCTTTTTCTTGAGTGCGTGAAGAATGACCTTGTTTGCGGCTTCGGCTAGTCCGTTTGTTTGAGGATGCTCAACAGAGGCGAAATGTTGCTTTATTTTGAAATTCTGCAAAAATGTTTGAAATTTCTGATCGGCGAACTGGCGGCCGTTGTCAGTAGTGATGTGCTGAGGTATGCCGAAGCGGCAAATAATATTTTTCCAAACGAATGAAATCATTTGCTGTGACGTTATTTTAGCTAAAGGTTgggcttccacccatttagagaAATAGTCAATGGCGACAATAAGAAATTTTACCTGGCCCGGTGCCATAGGGAAAGGCCCGAGTATATCTAGACCCCATTGGTTGAATGGCCAACTGATGTCCGAATGATGCAATTCCTCGGCGGGTATGTGTATTAGTGGTGCGTGCCTTTGGCAATTATTGCAAGATCTGATCTTTTGCTGGCTGTCCTGTTTCAAAGTTGGCCAGAAGAAGCCGGCTCGTAGGATCTTTGATGCTAAGCTCCGAGCTCCTGTATGCGTGCCACAGATTCCTTCGTGAACCTCTGCCAAAGCTATGTCGGCCTCTGGTTTGCTGAGACATTTTAGTAGGGGCCGAGTATAACCTCGTCGGTATAGTGTTCCGTTGATGATTGTGAAGGAAGATGCTTGGCGTCGGAATTTTTTATCATTCTGGACCCCTTCTGGTGTGTTACCTGTTTTTAGATAGTGTATAAAGTCGTGTCGCCAATCTTTTACCTGTAAAGCACTTAGCACGTTTGTCAGACTAACAGTGGGTGATGTTATTGTGAACTGGTGGAGTGTAGATAGTTCGGATTGTGTACTGCCGAGCTTAGATAAGATATCTGCTCTTTGATTATGTTCTCGTGGTATATGTTCTATTTCAAAGTTgacaaatttttttgttaactgTTTTACTAATAATGAGTACTTATAGAGCAGGGGGTCTTTTACCTGAAAAAGGTTGTTTACCTGCTGTACGACCAACAAGGAATCACAATATACCTTTATTGTTGAGATTTCAAGATCTAAACATAGTCGGAGTCCGGCGATGAGTGCCTCATATTCTGATTGGTTGTTGCTGGCTTTGAAAGCGAGGTGTATGGAGTGTTCCAATATGAATCCGTCGTCGGCCTCTAGCCGAATTCCCGCACCACAGCCTCCGTTATTTGAAGAGCCGTCCACATATAAGATCCAGTGTTTTACGTCGTCATCAGCAGATGGTAGTGTGAGTTCGGCAATGAAATCTGCTAGGAATTGTAATTTGATCGGTCCTCGCGGTTGGTATGTGATGTCGAACTCGGATAGTTCGACTGCCCATTTTATAAGGCGACCTGCAATCTCTGGTTTGTGCAATACTTGTCTTAGTGGGTGATCGGTTCTGACGTTGATGACATGACTCTGGAAATAAGGTCGCAGACGTCGGGCTGAGAATATCAGTGCTAGTGCGAGCTTTTCAATCCGTGGGTAATTGAGTTCGGCATGGTGGAGTGTTTTGCTGACAAAGTATACCGGGTGCTGCACTTTATTTCGTTCTGTGACAAGGGCCGAGCTAATTGCCCAATCAGTAACTGAcagatataaaaataaatgttCCCCTTGTAAGGGCTTTTGTAATATCGGCGGTTGTGAGAgtgttgtttttaattttgaaaatgcCCTCTCACAATCGTCGTTccattcaaatttatttttctttttaattgtttggaAAAAAGGAATAGAAGTTGAGGCAAGGCAAGGAACAAATCTGGAAAGTGCGGCGAGTCTTCCTGTGAGGCGCTGAACTTCTTTTACTGTGTTAGGGCTGGCCATGTCCAGTACTGCtcggcatttgtccgggttcgccTCTATCCCCCTGCATGTTAGTAAAAAACCCAAAAACTTACCCCCCTGAACTGCGAATGCACATTTCTCGGGATTTAGGCGCATGTTGTACTTGCGGATCTGGTCGAATATTTCTGTGAGGTCGTCGATGTGGTTGTTTCCGACCTTTGTTTTCGCGACCATGTCGTCGACATAAACCTCGATATTCCGGCCGATTTGTTTGGCGAACACCTTATCCATGAGGCGTTGGTACGTTGCacctgcattctttaatccAAAGGGCATAACCTTATAGCAATAGTTACCAAAATCAGTGATAAAAGCTGTTTTATTTTGGTCAGAGGGGTGCATCATTATCTGATTATACCCGGAATATGCATCCATAAAACTTAGGGTGGCATAGCCTGATGCATTGTCCACTAAAGAGTCTATGGATGGCAGAGGATACGAATCcttggggcatgctttgtttaAATCAGTGAAATCGACGCACATGCGCCACTTACCGTTTTGTTTTCTTACCATTACCACATTTGCTAACCAGGTGGTGAATCTGATTTCCCTGATAAACTCGGCTTtgatgagtttttgtgtttcttCTAGTGATGCTCTCCTTTTCTCGTCGCCGAGTCTTCGTTTCTTCTGCTGGATTGGTCGGATGGCCGGGTTTATTGCTAGTCTGTGGCTGATTATCTGTGGGTCAATTCCTGGCATGTCTGATGGCGTCCATGCGAAAAGATCGGCGTTTTGTTGTAGGAAGATTGTTATGGCTTGTAACTCGGGTCCATTGAGTGAGGTGCCTACATATGTAAATTTATTAGAATCATTGTTGAAATACACTTTTTGTAGATCGTCAGAAGGCTTTGGGCGATCATGGAAGTCGGCTCTCGGATCTAGCTCTGCTATCGCGTCCTCTTTTTTGTTTAGGCCGACGTTGTTTACTTGTTGCGTTGAACGATTTTGGAACTTCATGCTGATGTTGTAACATTGTCTTGCTTCTTTGTGGTCGCCATGGATTGTAACTACTTGGTGGTCCTGCAGTGGAAACTTTACGCAGAGATGAACTGTAGATACAATAGCGCCGAACTTGTTTAGAAAAGGTCGGCCAAGAATAATGTTATATGGGCTGAAACAGTCGACAACTAAATATTGAATGTCATTAGTTTTTGAAAGAGATTGCTCACCCAGTGTGGTTTGTAACCACACTGAACCGAGGACTGGAACGCGTTCTCCCGAGAAACCTACTAAATCTCCTCCTGTGGGTTGTAGCATGTTGTCGCTGAGCTTCATCTTTTGAAACGTGGAGTAAAAGAGGACGTCGGCGCTGCTTCCGGGATCTAGGAGTACTTTTTTGACTAATAGATCTCCTAGCTGAAGGGTGATTACCACAGGGTCATCTAAATTTTGTATGTTGGAGTTGAAGTCGGCGTGTGTGAAAGTGACTTCTGGTTGCGGATTAGGGATTGTTGCATGTTGTTTTGTTCCGTCTACCGAGCATATTGCTCGGAATGATCTTTTCCTTGCCGAGCTTGTGTATCCTCCACTTGCGTATCCCCCTGAAATACAATTGATTATACCTCGCGGTCTGTCATACTGGGTTGAAGATGCCCCTTCTTTTCCTCGGTGTTGTTCTGAGAGGTCATGCGTTGTGGAACTTGAGGCGCGTTTTTGGATGTGACCGCCTATGTATTTGTCAAGGTGCCCTTGCCTGGCTAGTCGCTCTAAAAGATCTTTGGCGACCACGCAATCATCGGTGTTGTGGCCGTGTTTCTGATGGAAAGTGCAGTACTTTGATTTGTCCACATTCTTTGTATCCTGGTATGTGCCGGCTTTTCTCGGCGGCTTGATTAGTTTGGAGTTCAAGATTTCCTTGATGATGTCTTCCCTCTTGGTGTTAAACTGCGTATAAGAATCAAATCGGGGTGTtagtttaaaactttttttaaagGATGAGCTCTTATCTTCTTCGCGGAAGTGCGATTTGTCAGATTTCCGAGCTTGTCTGAGCTCTTCGATGTCAATTTGTCCTTTTGCTTTCTCGCGAAATTCTGCGAGGGTCTTCGGTTTTGCCACCGCGATCGTCTCCTGGAACTTTCCGGGTCGGAGGCCGCTTTTAATTGCGTGCAGATGAACCTCGGGATGGAGGTCAGGTATGCTGATAGCGACCTTGGTAAAGCGAGTCATATAATCCTTTAAGCTTTCGTTAGGTCCTTGCTTGATAGTATTCAGGTAGTCGGAGTCGTGCAAATATATTGCGGATCCGGCGAAATGTTCTTCAAATAACCTCGCCAAC is a window from the Arachis stenosperma cultivar V10309 chromosome 3, arast.V10309.gnm1.PFL2, whole genome shotgun sequence genome containing:
- the LOC130965842 gene encoding uncharacterized protein LOC130965842 — protein: MADVPPPSLSELMRMVAELQQANQRMADENQIMAAQIAELNHVRIEHDDAHREEGEEHHSQPTHVSETAQHEEQQSEDKKEESKDSVGPFTEEVMNFELPKRFTLPLTLTPYDGLGDPRKFIKKFRSIMIVNGASDTVLCRCFPNYLDGPALDWLCALPAGSISRFHQLARLFEEHFAGSAIYLHDSDYLNTIKQGPNESLKDYMTRFTKVAISIPDLHPEVHLHAIKSGLRPGKFQETIAVAKPKTLAEFREKAKGQIDIEELRQARKSDKSHFREEDKSSSFKKSFKLTPRFDSYTQFNTKREDIIKEILNSKLIKPPRKAGTYQDTKNVDKSKYCTFHQKHGHNTDDCVVAKDLLERLARQGHLDKYIGGHIQKRASSSTTHDLSEQHRGKEGASSTQYDRPRGIINCISGGYASGGYTSSARKRSFRAICSVDGTKQHATIPNPQPEVTFTHADFNSNIQNLDDPVVITLQLGDLLVKKVLLDPGSSADVLFYSTFQKMKLSDNMLQPTGGDLVGFSGERVPVLGSVWLQTTLGEQSLSKTNDIQYLVVDCFSPYNIILGRPFLNKFGAIVSTVHLCVKFPLQDHQVVTIHGDHKEARQCYNISMKFQNRSTQQVNNVGLNKKEDAIAELDPRADFHDRPKPSDDLQKVYFNNDSNKFTYVGTSLNGPELQAITIFLQQNADLFAWTPSDMPGIDPQIISHRLAINPAIRPIQQKKRRLGDEKRRASLEETQKLIKAEFIREIRFTTWLANVVMVRKQNGKWRMCVDFTDLNKACPKDSYPLPSIDSLVDNASGYATLSFMDAYSGYNQIMMHPSDQNKTAFITDFGNYCYKVMPFGLKNAGATYQRLMDKVFAKQIGRNIEVYVDDMVAKTKVGNNHIDDLTEIFDQIRKYNMRLNPEKCAFAVQGGKFLGFLLTCRGIEANPDKCRAVLDMASPNTVKEVQRLTGRLAALSRFVPCLASTSIPFFQTIKKKNKFEWNDDCERAFSKLKTTLSQPPILQKPLQGEHLFLYLSVTDWAISSALVTERNKVQHPVYFVSKTLHHAELNYPRIEKLALALIFSARRLRPYFQSHVINVRTDHPLRQVLHKPEIAGRLIKWAVELSEFDITYQPRGPIKLQFLADFIAELTLPSADDDVKHWILYVDGSSNNGGCGAGIRLEADDGFILEHSIHLAFKASNNQSEYEALIAGLRLCLDLEISTIKVYCDSLLVVQQVNNLFQVKDPLLYKYSLLVKQLTKKFVNFEIEHIPREHNQRADILSKLGSTQSELSTLHQFTITSPTVSLTNVLSALQVKDWRHDFIHYLKTGNTPEGVQNDKKFRRQASSFTIINGTLYRRGYTRPLLKCLSKPEADIALAEVHEGICGTHTGARSLASKILRAGFFWPTLKQDSQQKIRSCNNCQRHAPLIHIPAEELHHSDISWPFNQWGLDILGPFPMAPGQVKFLIVAIDYFSKWVEAQPLAKITSQQMISFVWKNIICRFGIPQHITTDNGRQFADQKFQTFLQNFKIKQHFASVEHPQTNGLAEAANKVILHALKKKLDTTKGLWAELIPEVLWGYNTTPQTSTKETPFRLVYGSEAMIPVEISQKSIRTELNSQAEARRTELDTIEEVRDLAALKQRAAQHAVARHYNKSVRSRSFVKGDLVLRKTEIAWRPPTHGKLAANWDGPYRVTEVLGQGAYKLESLDGKLIPSTWNISSLKKFYS